The nucleotide sequence TTATGGTAATATGATGAGAAAGTACGGGCTGTCTGTCGATAACATTGTGGATGCAGAGTTGGTTGATGTTAATGGCCGACTTCTCAACCGAAAATCAATGGGGGAAGACTTGTTTTGGGCCATTATAGGAGGAGGTGGAGCTAGCTACGGCGTCATTGTTTCTTATAAAATCAAGCTTGTCCAAGTTCCAGCTACAGTAACTGTTTTCCGAGTTGCAAGGACCTTGGAACAGAATGCAACAAACATTGTGTATCAGTGGCAGCAAGTTGCAGATAAGGTTGATGGCGATCTATTCATCAGACTAATCATGGATGTGGTGAATAGAAGTCGGAGTGGAGGGAAGACAGGAAGAGCTACATTCCCGTCCATGTTCCTTGGAAGTTCTGAAAGACTTCTCTCCATCATGAACACGAGCTTACCCGAGTTGGGGTTGCAGAGCTCAGACTGCACTGAGATGAGTTGGGTAGAGTCTGTCCTCTTCTGGGCAGAGTTTGCCACGGGAACGCCTGTTGAGGCTTTGCTTGATCGAAACCCTCAAGTACACTTCCATTTTAAGAGGAAATCAGACTATCTTAAGGAACCAATTCCAAAGGCTGGTTTGGAGGGGATATGGAAGAAAATGATCGAGCTACAGACGCCAGCTCTGGTCTTCAACCCTTACGGTGGAAAGATGGCTGAGATTTCCCCGTCTGCAACTCCTTTTCCACACCGCGCAGGGAACCTATGCAAAATCATGTACGCCACAAACTGGGATGAGGAAGGGAGTGAGGCGGCCGAACGATACATAAACTTGACACGACAGCTCTACAGTTACATGACTCCCTTTGTTTCCAAGTCCCCCAGAGAGGCATTTCTCAACTATAGGGATCTGGACTTGGGTATCAACCACAACGGTAAGAACAGCTACTTGGAAGGAAGAGTTTATGGGATCAAGTATTTCAAGAAGAATTTCAACAGGCTGGTGCGGATCAAGACCAAGGTTGATCCTGGTAACTTCTTCAGAAATGAACAAAGCATCCCAACTCTTCCCTATTAAATGGTTACTAGATTTGTCTCTAGGCAATACCTTTCTGATTGCTTCAATAATAAGAACACATTGTTATGTTTCATCACTGCAGATCTACCtgattcattttttctttcctggtACAAAATAAGAACACATTGTTATGTTAAGGAGCTGTGGTATCAGAAAATTCATATGTTGTTGTATTCAGGGTCGAGCAAATCAtgacaaagaataataataggaagaaaagaataagtcaaacaaaaataaaacacaatgaTTCACATGGTTCGGCCTTAAGCCTATATCCATGGACAAAGATGTAGAAGAACTTTCAATATTGTTAAAGGAGATTACAACTCTTAATGCTCTCAAATCCAGCCCCAATTTATATCCAAAGAAAATGTTATCAACCAATTGTGCATCCAGAATGTTATCAACAGACAACCCGTACTTTCTCATTATATTACTGTAACTGCCACCACTGAAGTGGCCACCAGCACCAACTGTAACACATGTACCAGAACGAAAGACATGAGTCTTGCTTTTCTCGGCAATCCTATAGTAAATTTCACCAATAGTTGCTCCAGCCTGAACCCAAGCACTCTCATCTTCTATATCCACGCTAatggattgaaaaattgaacatatCAAGGATGACGAATGGGGCATCGGATACATAAGACATACCCTCATAGTCATGGCCACCACTTCGAATTTTGATCTCCAAGCCATGCTTCTTAGAGCAAATTACAGCAGCTTGTTTGTGAGACTCATGGGTGGCGGTGATGATAAGGTGCGGTTTAGGCGTTGCAGGTGTATTGAATCGGAGGTTTCTAATGTAAGACTCTAAAACAGACGAATATGAAGAGTTATCAGGAGTGTATACTACTGCAGAGATGGGATGAGAAGGCCGAGAATGGCCAGAAAGGCATTGGAGAAAAGTTAATTCATGAACCGAATCTGAAGCTGCCAATGAAAGGGATAGCAAATTAAAGGAGGATTGAAAGCAATGAAAGCATAAAAGAGCTTGAAGTTCCCATTTCTGGCTTATCTTCTGTGTCTAAGACATTAGGTTTCGAATTTATAATAATACGAGTTACCTCTCTTGCATCATTGTTGTTCATAGTAAACATCTAGTTGGTTTTTAATACATGGCGTGTCATTTTTTCATGGGTTATTAGGTTAAAGGGGTTAAAATAACACCTATATTTGCAAAAGTAACCCATCcctcaaaaaacataaaaaatgggcactacaaggaaaaagatatatggtgtcatttataacgagtcaccataaacatagggtgtcactacaacatagcgtcaccttctccactgacaccatagagggtaccaattggtgacgtatttggaagtgacaccaaagtagataaatggtgacccattcggaagtgacaccatatatttctagtgatgatagggtgtcgcattaaatgcatcatctttgagttatgatgtcatattaaatgcatcacctttgagtaatggtgtcacatcattgtaaattattatggaagatatgattgtttttagttatagatttttgtaatgcttatgaattaataaGTAAGATTAACCTgtttatattttgtccataaatataacaatcatattatatttaactcatttttctgtaatgtttctggaataactcataatacattgatcatctaataatatttgtatatcaaatgttcacaaaaagaTAGTACATCCAACATATTAAacccatcaaaactaaaaaaagaagagtgaacacataccaaaacatgatttacaaatgttaaagatcccaagattcatgtatacctcCATTTCATAAGCATAAAACCGTCTaactataaaatgacataaaagtcccatctaaaaatctaaatttctcaGTACTAATTAAAGTAACATTTATGTCCTACAACGTATGACATAAGAgttgcatttaaaaacccaaaatcttgttgccttcttctttctttttattctccattccACCATCCCAaaagtgtatacctgcattacatagtttaatgagttttatagatttgtattgaagaaaataaacatggatcgatgttatcataaatgaataaaaattcatgtagtagctaaaggactcaccatgcatggtaatcatgatgcatcaacatgattcatgattagttgtagcacaaaagtagcccattctcctctaatttcatcgaattctacttgagaatatgtttttttatcaccaaactgaaatcaaataagaaaataacattaaaatgcataacatttggaagcctaaaactatgtacaattcattaaatttgtaatacctttgaagcaataattgtaggatcaaaaattatctcttttatgaatctcataacaaagtagcCACATTCGAACCCTCCTTCTTGTCTTGGACACTAAtcgatcaattataaaataacattagtactcatatatataaatggtgcaaatgcataagctaatgtgtaaagaaaattttttggatGTCACCTGCACTAGTTGCCAAGATGGCTCCctcttagatgttttctttgcagaTATTCGAAGAGccctatgtaaataagttcaatgggtacatttttaaaataggtaaatgttatatgttttaacatatatataaataataaaaaaaatgtgtttgagatgaatgtattttaaaaaaataataataatactatgaaaaataataggaagaacTTACATGTTTACGATATCCTTTAAGTCCTCACATGGTTTGTGATGCATAGGGTCAAGATAGTGgactatcattttccttggctCAATCACTaccaagacccaatgaaagctaaaacattaaaaacaaaagtagcatataattagaaatataaatcaatcataaaacctcaaattaaagtataatatttGTCACTTACTCGGGGTTGTAGggtatgaaaacatatttagcaTCTTCGCACTCCATTAAGCGTTTTGACAACAATTGTGCTCTTTTCTCTGTTTGAGGAGTACTAAGGCCTGCTCGTGATATTGTAAAaggattaacaaatataaattgtgATTCCTTTTTGGCAATACGTAGTTGATCATGCATGTGCCTATTAttgtatcaaaacaccaaaagaaaattatcattagtCATATCCAATCTCGTTCAACATGGgcaactcattaaaaaaataaaaacaaatgaaaataaaaggtaCACACCATAAATAGAAGGAGATGCAGTTTGATGACACCTCCAAAGATGAAATAATGTATTCACAATCCTCTCTAgatatatatgtttgaaattCGACACCAAATAGTGAAATGGGGAGCTGTATTGGGTATGTCTTGTCATTACCAAGGCAACCATCCAcaaatttctgaaaatttttaatgaccGAATGATTTTGAGGCTTAGATTTTCGAATAATTGGTGTCTTCactatcttcttctttcctttatcCAACACCTATGAAAAAGGAAGGAATGTTAGATATATATACtcctaaacaataaaataccaaGTTACAATCAAATTTACTATAGGCATAAAATGACATACCTGGGGATGTTCAGTTTCAAGTATGACAAGGTTTGTTGGCCAGTCAAGCTCAAAGCCAATAGTCCTCCAACTTTTTCATGATTCAGTGGACTCTATCTATTGTCTATGACGCTGTTGTTCCTGGGAGTAGCATTCCGGAGTGGTTCACCGATCAGAGCCTGGGGTGTTCAGTAACTGTAGAGCTGCCTCCACATTGGTGTAATACCAGGTTGATGGGATTGGCTGTTTGTGTTGTTTTCCACCCAAACATCGGCATGGGTAAGTTCGGTCGTTCTGCATATTTTAGTATGAACGAATCTGGAGGCTTCTCTCTCCACAACACGGCTTCCATGCATTTTTCAAAAGCTGACCACATCTGGTTTGGGTATCGACCCCTTTATAGAGAGGTTTTCAGCCCGAGCATCGATCACCTGAAGGTTTCCTTTGCTGGATCCAATCGTGTCGGCGAAGTGGTGAAAAAGTGTGGGGCTCGTCTGGTATTTGATCAAGATGAACCATGTGGCCGGGAGGAGGAGATGAACCATGTAAGCTTCAGGAAATCTGGTCCtaattttttcattccttaatttattaaaataaacatattaaagcACTACGCCCCTATTCCTGTGCCGGCgaagtttttctcttttttgacGCGACATCCATAACAACATTCCCTTTTGACTCAAAGACCCAGAAATTCAAGAAACAGTGTCGCGCTCAGGCATTTTAGCAAACAACTCAATAGCCTTTTTAACGCTGCCATATTTTGAATAACCATAAATCATACTATTCCAACAAAACAAACTTGGATTCGGAATCCTACAAAACACTTTCTGAGCGAAATcacaaaattacaaaatcatGAAATCAAGATAGAGCATATCCCAAAGAAGTTTTCCCAAAATCACAAAATCAAGAAATCAATACGGGGCATTCTATACCTATGATTCTCAcaattacttattaaaaatcattccttttttcctgtttttcattctttttttaatgactTGATCATGTGTTTGGTTTAGattacaaaatcaattaatctacagttttttcttctatgctAGAAGATTAAACCTAagtttttcttccctacaactcAAGAAAACACAATTCACAAAAACCCTAATACAAAGATGttgaaacaattaatataatgacattaataaaagaaaaaaaaaattatacatctaagagattttgggttaccttGGAGTCCACAAAGTAAAGAATATCGGTTGTGAACGTGTTGACTATGGGTGAGAGAAAAGGTTGAAGAAGGTCATGATTTTATGTATAGGGtttatatattgatattttttagattgTGGGTGAAGTATGGAAACAATgggatttttatatattatccaTCATTATTACTTCTAATTGTGGGTGCAATATGGAAACAATtggatttttatatattattcatcaTTATTACTTCTAAAAGTGGGCTCATTaagttataatacttaaaaaaaattattttatatgatgtcacttcctaaaaaatgacactataaatataaaactaatatcatctaactacctcaattgaagattttttatacgatgtgtcacctttattaattataaaccctacggtgtcattattttaaaagtgacaccataaatagtgacaccataaactatttttgtagtagtgggggttatttggttaaaaggggCAAAATAAGTTGGTATTCGGAAAATGACCTCTCcctttttaaaacttgaaaaatgacCCCTTTTGGACTAAATTacccttgaaaaaaaattagagagaaacctttgaaattcaaaagtgcaaaaagaaaaggaagagaacaGAACGAAGGGTTATTCTCTCTTGAATGGTAGACTATAACACACTCTTTGgtattctaaaatttatttttattttttatttttgcagaTTTCCATATTGTTGTTTACCATATGTCTAAAAGGATTCTAAAAGGTTATTCATTTGAttgaaatgtgaattttttCCTCcagtttatgaaaaaatatgggaaagaaagaaacaaaatgaagtgaaagagaacaaaaaaggATCCTGAAAAGTATGTTTATTACTTTgaaatagtttgtttttttagatttttttctttgttgattTCATACATTTGCTTGAGGTGTGCATTTTCTTTCTACATGGTTTTGGAAAAAACGTGGAAGAAAGTAATGGGTTTATATGTTCACTTTTTGTTAAGTATAAATATAAgggtttttcttaaatttattagcCTATTCCTCTTTGATTCTAAACTCTGAAAACACATTGGTTTACCAAAGAAGATATCtagttgaattaaaaaaaaaaattgtctttacTTAGATTTCTTggctattttattttgatgttttgcTCTACTTGTTAAGATTTTAAAGCATGATGTTATGACAAATGCTCTGTTTCTATAGTGTAGAAAACTGTTCTTGTGGTTCTTGTTGCATATGTACTTTTAAGCATAAATCTAgtgaaaaaaatgacaaatgtGTTGACCAATTTGGTGTTCTAAAGAGTTGAATTAGAATAAGAGAAATAGAATTTGCCCCCATTTTGATTTCTCCTCCTTGGTGACTGGAAGAAACATTCCATTTGTCCcacaaaggaaaatgaatttgtttCCTTAAACCCCCTAAGTGGAGATATTGGAGGTGCTGATGAGGCCTTTTTTCCATGAGCAGTGCTGGAAGAAtggttttgatttcttttccaaaattcaaaacccCTCTTTTAGAGTAGTTTTGGCTTCTATCATAAAGTGAAAACAATACttcttctatgagcatttgtGTCAATTATTCTCTTTTTGTTCTACTTAACTTTTAAGTAATGAAACGAATATGATATACAAGAATAATCATTCTTTTCTATTAATGACAAAATTGGAGATCATTGTAGCCTTTGCCAATTGGGTATCTAGTTTTTCAGCAGTTTGGGAAAAAgatcttttcctatttttagtTCTCTTCCCAAGGGATAGGAAGTTGGTTTAATTgaaaatctcaattttcatcAAACAATTTGCATTCCTTAACTATCTACAATTTCCATTTTGCTTGTATAGATTGAGAAGAAAACCTCTGTTCTCCCTTGGAGGTGAACCAACATTAAGAAGCACCCCATCAAGGTTTGAACCCGGTTTGCTTTTACTAAATCATAAGTGATATTTGCTAAGTTTGGAACCTTATTGGTCTTGCAATGCAAACCACAATATTCAAATAGTAATCTCCAACAAAAGTGATGGCAAAGAATGATCCTAACTGAGGGCTAAAATATTACTCACAACTAAAATATTGAGTGAGATGATGCTTATGCATAGCCAAAATACTTATGCTATATTCTTTCTGTAAGTAAGGATGGTCCTTTAGAACTTCATTTATACCTAGATATAGATGCAAAGAAAAGTAATATGACATGGACTCATGATTAGTTCTTAAAATTTAGACATGAATAACCAAAGTGTTTGAACTCATTGGAAAATCATGTGCATAATGAAATCTCTTTGATCAACAATCCATTTAaaagaattcaataaaaaatgtagtgtaagttttatcaaaatgcaaatttctaaaaattgtttctaaggTGATGTAAAAGAATTTTGTATAATGGCatctatttctctctctttctctttatatatatatatatatatatatacatatatatatatatatacatatatatatatatatatatatatatatatatatatatatatatatatatatatatatatatatatatgtatatatatatacttagtATAAACTTATGGATTTTAATAAGTAAACTCATGATTgttagttgaattttttttttatatttattttcagggacaaggaaaaaaaaccttAGATTTGCAATCTGGTATAACTCCAAAAGTGATCATCCTGGAAAGTAAACAACTCATCTTTAATGACAAATATTGAAGAATCTACTGAGAAGGTTTGTAATTTTGGCATTATTTTGTATGTTAATGTGTTGATGATTTTTGTATATGAGTAAGTACGATATTTTCCATGCCAACACacatatttcattatatatacaataatatttaatattgttaACATCACATTTTTTTGTGTTCATGAAGGGGTGATTGTggtatgttttttttatcaaatttgtgGAATACTTGATGCACAACCATCCAATGGATACACTAACAGGCGAGTGGGTGGATTGGTTTCGTGAGAAGACGACAATGGAGTTATTTTTCCATAAAGAAATTCTTATGTGATCCCACTATTGTAAATAGATAGTGGAAGATGTTTCTATAATAACATTGAAGTTTTTTGTTTAGCAAATTCCTATGTTATAGCACGTATTTAAACAGTTACATGTTTTTCACACATccagaaaaatgaatggttgcaaatttttttttataaatgtgaCTATGTTATGATTGTTAATAGGTTTGAATTTATTGTAGTAAGCATAAtaatagaattttatatttcaatgtagttcatatcatatttttttagctCAAACTTAATGAGTGTTAAGTTACttgtaaatgaaatttaacCCTAATGCAGTTCAAGTGAATATCCTCAATTAAAACTTAACTCCTACtaagttctttattaaaaaaaatttaacttcaGTGTAGTTCAGGACATttgttttaattcaaatttaatgaGTGTTAAGTTACCTGTAAATTAAACTTAACCTTAGTGCAGTTCAAGTGAATATCCTCAATTAAAACTTAATTCCTATTAAGTTCTTTAACTAAAAAACTTAACTTCAATTTTGTTCAGGTAAactttttttaactaaaacttaACCATTGTTAAGttctttgtaaaataaaattaaccctagTACAATTCAGTTGAATATCCTTCATTAAAACTTAACTCTTACtaagttctttattaaaaaaatttaacttcacTTTTGTTCAGGTAATTTTTTTGTAACTTAAACTTAACCATTATTAAGTTCTTTGtaaaaaaaacttaaccctAGTGCAGTTTAGGTGAATATCCTCAATTAAAGTTGTATATATGGATGATCTCAACATACACAATGTGTTTGATcttaatatcaataaaagattaaaacatCTCCAAATGTGTATGATCAAATATTAATGAGActagaattccaaaaaaataaagagttcACTTGTCATTTCAAATAAGTTGGTATTAAGGGATGAActtaaacttcatttttaagCTAAGTTCATTGCTTAATTAAAAAGGACTGAATCAAAGTACGATCACATGTTTTGTGCCCCTATTCACAATATACAAAAATTACAATATCAAATCtttttgtagaccctcaattttgtccctttagcacatgtctttaagttcacttccagtGATCCATAGTGGTTCTTtgatggcccattactactcgtgtagctTCCTTTTCTGAGCcactttggagactttggttgaggggtcTATCTAGCTCCACGTTATGACTTTGGCTGCCCTTCAAGTTTGGATTAGgcttcacttaggtgcactttaggttagacttagttaggtccacctagtctcaccctaggcccatATAGGTatacttggcccattaggcaccaccttaggcccatctaggttGGCTGGGCCCATTTTGGCACACATTGGCCTACTTAGGTTTACCTAGTCATGCTTAGGTCACCTTTCAAGTATGGTTGCATGACTTGTATGACTAGCATGTgcttaatgttttaatttaattttattattttttattttttattaatttttattattattaattttattcatttatttattcattttttttagaaaattgcatgagaattgagattttagtttttcctaATTGCATGAGTCGAAtacttatatatttatttatttagtctatttatttatttatcttttttaggaAATTGCGTGAGGTTGATTCTATTTTTTCCTAATGGCATGGATTGATGTTCTAATTTATCTTAAGTATGCCTgtgattgattatttttatttccattttaaattcaatgatttctatttttattttattattttttatttttttatttttatttttattttatttttttgctattttattttgcatgagatTTCGATAGCTGTGCATATGGAAGGTGGGCTGCCACTCATCGGAAGGATCATGGCTGAGATTTTTTGGTTGAGAGATATGGCTCATTGGAGACCAAGGTGGAAGCGACTGaacttaccaaaaataaaataaggagaCTTCTTGGAAGGATCATGGTTTTAGAAAGACACCACGGAGATCTCGAGGGGATTTTTACATGTTAAAGGcagaaaattttaggaaaatatgGATCACATATGGGAACCAAGGACAAGGGGGATTCTCCACCACAAGCGGCATCTTAGTGGACTACCACTTTTCGAAAATAATAGCATGCACAAACAGCCAACATATAACACACATCATTGATTCTCTAATGGAGCGGCCACAAATTCTCTTCAAAGTGGGCTGCCACTTTCACCACGCTGGAAGTACACAGCCGTATTCCTCACCATCGAGAGGACCAGCACGCATCACAGATTCCATCCAAGACACGCACAAACAGCAGGTCACTCTGGGGGAATCTTCACGGCTGCATCTCCAATGGCACGAGCGCCCATGCTGGTCAAAACTTTCTCTCCATTGACGCCTCACTCAGCAATATATCCATCTCATTGACTCACCATTCGTGGATAATCGGTTTTTAATGGCCTGGAATTCAAGAATTGATACCCGCATTAACAAGTCTGAACTGGATGATTATAAATACAGATATTATAGAGAAtgtgtaacgacccgcacccaaccatgtagatattgtccgctttgggcccaaaggagccctcacggctttaaaacacgtctacttggttaagaggagtctctacatatatagcgccaggaacttgctcccctatccgatgtgggacatcacaaacaccccccccat is from Vitis riparia cultivar Riparia Gloire de Montpellier isolate 1030 chromosome 10, EGFV_Vit.rip_1.0, whole genome shotgun sequence and encodes:
- the LOC117923778 gene encoding berberine bridge enzyme-like 8 yields the protein MGTSSSSMLSLLSIILLLSLSWAASDSVHGAFLQCLSTHSQSSHPISAVLYTPDNSSYSSVLESYIRNLRFNTSTTPKPRLIITATHESHIQAAIICSKKHGLQMKIRSGGHDFEGLSYVSDFPFFILDMFNLRSISVDIEDESAWVQAGATLGEIYYRIAKKSKTHGFPAGICPTVGAGGLFSGGGYGNMMRKYGLSVDNIVDAELVDVNGRLLNRKSMGEDLFWAIIGGGGASYGVIVSYKIKLVQVPATVTVFRVARTLEQNATNIVYQWQQVADKVDGDLFIRLIMDVVNRSRSGGKTGRATFPSMFLGSSERLLSIMNTSLPELGLQSSDCTEMSWVESVLFWAEFATGTPVEALLDRNPQVHFHFKRKSDYLKEPIPKAGLEGIWKKMIELQTPALVFNPYGGKMAEISPSATPFPHRAGNLCKIMYATNWDEEGSEAAERYINLTRQLYSYMTPFVSKSPREAFLNYRDLDLGINHNGKNSYLEGRVYGIKYFKKNFNRLVRIKTKVDPGNFFRNEQSIPTLPY